The Solanum pennellii chromosome 11, SPENNV200 genome contains a region encoding:
- the LOC107004377 gene encoding acylsugar acyltransferase 3-like, which yields MASSKILSRKMIKLLSPTPSSLRQHKLSFMDCINLPQYSPAAFLYPKPQNHTKTQISQILENSLSKVLSSYYPFAGRIKDNNTYVDCDNTGVEYLNVKIDCSMSEILNNPSIDVADIVFQKDLPWCSSLNRSPLVVQLSHFDCGGIALGVCLSHKIVDGYCVAKFISDWATTARHVDFKPSTNFNASTFFPLMEGAPNIMSINTSPQSQRYVSRTYNFSSSNLERLKKSITGVQNPTRVEVATSLIHKCGAIASMKNLGSFKPSLISQVINLRPLIPLDTIGNATCIYSTIAMTENEIELSNYVAQIQKVKQQVRNELKNLDTDQIVPYTLGKMKGIVDMMEKDIFDIYLSTSVFNFGLYSKTNFGWGKPIKVPHIKYPMKKNIILFDDPSEEGIDAQITLTEDEMSIFQEDKELLEFASPIVQSTK from the coding sequence ATGGCATCATCAAAAATTCTTTCTAGGAAAATGATAAAACTTTTATCCCCAACTCCATCTTCACTTAGACAACACAAATTATCTTTCATGGATTGCATAAATCTTCCTCAATATTCACCAGCTGCCTTCTTATACCCTAAACCTCAAAATCATACCAAAACACAAATATCACAAATTCTTGAAAACTCCCTTTCAAAAGTATTATCCTCTTATTATCCCTTCGCAGGACGAATCAAGGATAATAACACCTATGTCGATTGTGATAACACTGGTGTTGAGTATTTAAACGTCAAAATTGATTGTTCAATGTCTGAAATTCTCAATAACCCTTCTATTGATGTTGCGGATATAGTTTTCCAAAAAGACTTGCCTTGGTGTAGTAGCTTGAATCGAAGTCCACTTGTGGTTCAATTAAGTCattttgattgtggtggaataGCACTTGGTGTATGTTTGTCACACAAAATTGTTGATGGATATTGTGTAGCTAAATTCATTAGTGATTGGGCAACTACAGCTCGACACGTGGATTTCAAACCATCTACTAATTTCAATGCATCTACATTTTTTCCACTAATGGAGGGTGCTCCAAATATTATGTCTATAAATACTTCTCCACAATCACAGCGATACGTGTCAAGAACGTACAATTTCTCATCTTCGAATTTAGAAAGACTCAAGAAAAGTATTACAGGAGTTCAAAATCCAACTCGCGTTGAAGTTGCTACATCacttattcataaatgtgggGCGATCGCATCTATGAAAAATTTGGGCTCGTTTAAACCATCTTTAATAAGCCAGGTAATAAATTTACGTCCTCTAATTCCACTAGACACAATAGGAAACGCAACATGTATCTATAGCACAATAGCAATGACGGAAAATGAGATAGAGTTGTCTAACTACGTCGCTCAAATACAAAAAGTTAAACAACAAGTTCGAAACGAGTTGAAGAATCTAGATACGGATCAGATAGTTCCATATACACTTGGAAAAATGAAAGGCATTGTAGACATGATGGAGAAggatatatttgatatttatttatcaacaaGTGTATTCAATTTTGGACTATATAGTAAGACTAATTTTGGATGGGGTAAGCCTATAAAAGTTCCTCATATAAAATATccaatgaagaaaaatatcattctttttgaTGACCCAAGTGAAGAAGGGATAGATGCACAAATCACTTTAACAGAAGATGAAATGTCAATTTTTCAAGAGGACAAAGAGCTTCTAGAGTTTGCTTCTCCAATTGTtcaatcaacaaaataa
- the LOC107002942 gene encoding ABC transporter B family member 21-like isoform X1 yields MVYLGTAAGVAALLQVSCWTLTAERQVSRLRVLYLRSTVRQDVSFFDKEVNTGEVIGKMSGDIFVIQDAMGEKVGRLIKCTAMVIGGFATAFIKGWLLAIVMLSPIVPLAIVLGAMYLFMSRKASLSQKAYSKAANVVEQTISSIRTVASFTGEKEACEKYDKSLEKAYRSGVHEGLANGLGMGSANFILFCNYALAFWYGGKMILEKGYTGGSVLSVALAVITASLSIGEASPCLAAFTAGTAAAYKMFEIIKRNPEIDVYNNSGIVLDDIRGEIEIKNVCFSYPSRPTDRILNDFSLLIPSGKSTALVGGSGSGKSTIISLIERFYDPQSGEIFIDGHNLKEFQVKWIRQKIALVSQEPTLFSTSIKENIAYGKEGATKEEIEAAIEMANAAKFINRLPEGLETNVGERGTQLSGGQKQRIAIARAILKDPRILLLDEATSALDAESERVVQEALDRIMVDRTTIIVAHRLSTVRNADNIAVVHQGKVVEEGKHFELLKDPEGAYSLLVRLQEVSQEKEQLCLDDAQHFSTELRPESRNNDDITAIEEIPETRLAKSSDINSEESTKLEKNPVTRLAYLNKSEFPIILVGAIIAIISGCVLPVFGLVLSNTVKSFYEPPEDLKKDSQFWSLMIVVLATVLLITSPLETLFFTVAGCKLIRRIRSMCFQKVVHMEIGWFDETENSVGRLATKLSTDAAIVRVLVGDVLAKITKDLAAAIIAAMIAFQASWLLSLLLISMIPFMVGNVYLHGKLIQGFGSDSKKLYEQASQIANDAVGNIRTIASFSAEEKVVELYTKASDIKGKTKKGMISGISYAVTTTFLFLVYAASGYVGARLIQDGKITFTDYFRVFFAVFLAALSVSQSSFIVNDLKRAKGAAASIFCILDRKSKIDSSKEDGLTLNQCKGVIEFKQVCFAYATRPDIQVLNGFSLTISSGQSVALVGESGCGKSTVISLLQRYYNFSSGQIMLDGIDIQNFNLKWLRHQMGLVSQEPVLFNDTIRANIMYGKEAGEATEAEIIAATKLANAHKFISGLQQGYDTIVGERAVKLSGGQKQRIAIARAIMKNPKILLLDEATSALDAESERVVQMALDQIMVNRTTIIVAHRLSTIKEADIICVVKNGVIVEQGNHDTLISDENGQYTSLVRHHMGSI; encoded by the exons ATGGTTTATTTGGGCACAGCTGCAGGTGTAGCAGCATTGCTTC AGGTGTCTTGTTGGACGCTTACTGCAGAGCGACAAGTGTCACGACTAAGGGTATTGTATTTAAGAAGTACTGTGCGACAAGACGTTAGTTTCTTTGATAAGGAAGTAAATACAGGGGAAGTTATTGGGAAAATGTCTGGTGACATTTTTGTCATACAAGATGCTATGGGCGAGAAG GTGGGGAGGCTCATAAAGTGCACGGCAATGGTAATAGGAGGATTTGCTACTGCGTTCATCAAGGGGTGGCTTCTAGCAATTGTTATGCTATCACCCATTGTTCCACTGGCGATAGTTCTTGGTGCCATGTACCTCTTCATGTCTAGAAAAGCTTCGCTTTCACAAAAAGCTTATTCTAAAGCAGCTAATGTAGTTGAGCAAACAATAAGTTCCATCAGAACA GTTGCATCGTTCACAGGTGAAAAGGAGGCTTGCGAGAAGTATGATAAGTCGTTAGAGAAGGCATACAGATCTGGTGTACATGAAGGACTTGCAAATGGCTTAGGCATGGGATCAGCCAATTTTATTCTCTTCTGCAATTATGCTTTGGCTTTCTGGTATGGTGGAAAGATGATCTTGGAGAAAGGATACACAGGAGGTTCAGTGTTGAGCGTAGCTCTAGCTGTGATAACTGCTTCACT TTCAATAGGTGAGGCATCTCCTTGCTTAGCAGCATTTACAGCAGGGACAGCTGCTGCTTACAAGATGTTTGAGATTATAAAAAGAAATCCAGAGATTGATGTGTACAACAATAGTGGGATAGTTTTGGATGACATCCGTGGAGAAATAGAGATAAAAAATGTCTGTTTTAGCTATCCAAGTAGACCAACAGACAGAATACTCAACGATTTTTCATTGTTAATCCCAAGTGGAAAATCTACTGCTTTGGTTGGTGGAAGCGGAAGTGGGAAGTCCACAATTATTAGTTTAATTGAGAGATTCTATGATCCACAATCAGGTGAAATTTTTATAGACGGACATAATCTCAAAGAGTTTCAGGTTAAGTGGATTAGACAGAAAATTGCTCTAGTAAGTCAAGAACCTACTTTATTTTCAACTAGCATTAAGGAAAATATTGCATATGGGAAAGAGGGAGCCACCAAAGAAGAAATTGAAGCAGCAATTGAGATGGCAAATGCAGCTAAATTTATTAATAGGCTACCTGAg GGATTAGAGACAAATGTCGGTGAACGTGGAACTCAACTCTCTGGTGGACAAAAGCAGAGAATTGCTATAGCAAGGGCAATTCTGAAAGACCCTCGTATTTTACTTCTAGATGAGGCAACAAGTGCTCTAGATGCTGAGTCAGAGAGAGTTGTACAAGAAGCACTCGACAGAATTATGGTTGATAGAACAACCATAATAGTCGCGCATCGCCTAAGTACAGTGAGGAATGCTGATAATATTGCTGTCGTTCATCAAGGCAAAGTTGTTGAGGAAG GTAAACACTTTGAGCTATTGAAAGATCCTGAGGGAGCATACTCGCTACTGGTTCGCTTGCAGGAAGTATCTCAAGAAAAAGAGCAACTTTGCCTGGATGATGCACAACATTTTTCTACTGAGTTAAGACCTGAATCTAGAAACAATGATGATATTACAGCAATTGAAGAAATTCCTGAGACTAGATTGGCAAAAAGCTCAGATATTAATTCAGAAGAATCTACAAAGCTTGAAAAGAATCCAGTTACTCGCCTTGCGTATCTTAATAAGTCGGAGTTTCCTATAATTCTTGTGGGAGCAATAATTGCAATAATATCGGGTTGTGTACTCCCCGTTTTTGGACTAGTTTTATCCAACACTGTTAAATCATTTTATGAGCCACCAGAGGATCTAAAGAAAGATTCACAATTTTGGTCACTCATGATTGTGGTTCTTGCAACAGTACTTCTGATTACATCTCCACTAGAGACACTATTTTTTACTGTGGCTGGTTGTAAGTTGATCCGACGAATTAGATCAATGTGCTTTCAAAAGGTTGTCCACATGgaaattggttggtttgatgagACAGAGAACTCAGTTGGAAGACTAGCCACAAAGCTCTCTACTGATGCAGCTATTGTTCGAGTTCTAGTCGGGGATGTATTGGCAAAAATAACTAAAGATCTTGCAGCTGCGATTATTGCGGCTATGATTGCTTTTCAGGCAAGTTGGTTGTTGTCTCTTCTTCTCATATCCATGATACCATTCATGGTAGGCAATGTTTATCTTCATGGCAAACTCATTCAAGGGTTCGGTTCAGACTCCAAG aAGTTGTACGAGCAAGCAAGTCAGATAGCCAACGATGCAGTCGGAAATATAAGAACAATTGCTTCTTTTTCTGCAGAAGAGAAGGTAGTGGAGTTATATACGAAGGCAAGTGACATTAAGGGAAAGACCAAAAAAGGAATGATCAGTGGGATTAGTTACGCTGTTACAACTACCTTTTTATTCCTTGTATATGCAGCAAGTGGTTACGTTGGAGCTCGACTTATACAAGATGGCAAAATTACATTTACTGATTATTTCCGC GTTTTCTTTGCTGTGTTTTTAGCAGCATTAAGCGTTTCTCAGTCAAGCTTCATCGTTAATGATTTAAAAAGAGCTAAGGGTGCTGCTGCttcaatattttgtatattagaTAGAAAATCGAAGATAGATTCAAGTAAAGAGGACGGTTTAACTTTAAACCAATGCAAAGGAGTGATAGAGTTTAAACAAGTATGCTTTGCATATGCAACGAGGCCAGACATCCAAGTTCTTAATGGCTTCAGCTTGACAATTTCGAGCGGACAG TCAGTTGCTTTAGTCGGAGAAAGTGGCTGCGGGAAGTCCACAGTGATTTCACTCTTACAAcgatattataatttttcttcGGGTCAAATTATGCTTGACGGGATtgacattcaaaatttcaatttgaaaTGGCTGAGGCATCAAATGGGGCTTGTGAGCCAAGAACCAGTTCTGTTTAACGACACAATCCGAGCCAACATAATGTATGGGAAGGAAGCTGGAGAGGCAACTGAAGCAGAAATAATCGCTGCAACAAAACTAGCAAATGCCCACAAGTTCATTTCTGGCTTACAACAG GGGTACGATACCATTGTTGGAGAGCGAGCTGTTAAGCTTTCAGGTGGTCAAAAACAACGAATTGCCATTGCACGAGCTATTATGAAgaatccaaaaatattattgctggATGAAGCTACGAGTGCACTCGATGCAGAATCTGAAAGGGTTGTCCAAATGGCATTAGACCAAATCATGGTAAATCGAACTACAATCATCGTAGCACACAGATTATCGACAATCAAAGAAGCAGACATAATTTGTGTGGTGAAAAATGGAGTCATTGTAGAACAAGGAAACCATGATACTCTTATTAGTGATGAAAATGGACAATATACCTCTCTTGTCAGACATCATATGGGATctatctaa
- the LOC107002943 gene encoding putative disease resistance RPP13-like protein 1: MEKLINLRHLDISNTLSLKMPLHLSRLKSLQVLVGAKFLVGGWRMEYLGEAQNLYGSLSVVKLENVVDRREAVKAKMREKNHVDKLSLEWSGSSSADNSQTERDILDELRPHKNIKEVEIS; the protein is encoded by the coding sequence ATGGAGAAGTTGATTAACTTGCGTCATCTTGACATAAGCAACACTCTTAGCTTGAAGATGCCACTACATCTGAGCAGGTTGAAAAGCCTCCAAGTGTTGGTGGGAGCCAAGTTTCTTGTAGGTGGTTGGAGAATGGAATATTTGGGTGAAGCACAAAACTTATATGGATCTCTATCAGTTGTAAAGTTGGAAAATGTGGTTGATAGAAGGGAAGCTGTGAAGGCAAAGATGAGGGAGAAGAATCATGTTGACAAGTTATCATTGGAGTGGAGTGGAAGTAGCAGTGCTGACAATTCACAAACAGAAAGAGACATACTTGATGAGCTACGCccacataaaaacataaaagaagtTGAAATCAGTTGA
- the LOC107002944 gene encoding putative disease resistance protein At3g14460, with protein MARTRNDEDIEHWELPSSIQRLTIKNLKTLSSQHLKSLTSLQYLDIYGNLSQIQSQGQLSSLSHLTSLQTLQIRNLQSLAESALPSSLSRLDISDCPNLQSLAESALPSSLSHLTISRCPNLQSLAESALPSSLSHLTIYDCPNLQSLAESALSSSLSKLFISKCPLLTPLLEFNKGEYWKNIAHISTIQIDWECM; from the coding sequence ATGGCACGCACTAGGAATGACGAAGATATTGAACATTGGGAGTTGCCTTCCTCTATTCAGAGACTTACCATAAAGAATCTTAAAACATTAAGCAGCCAACATCTCAAAAGCCTCACCTCTCTTCAATATCTAGATATTTATGGTAATTTATCTCAGATTCAGTCACAGGGCCAGCTTTCCTCACTTTCTCACCTCACTTCGCTTCAAACTCTACAAATCCGTAATCTCCAATCACTTGCTGAATCAGCACTACCCTCCTCCCTCTCTCGGCTGGACATCTCCGACTGCCCTAATCTCCAATCACTTGCTGAATCAGCACTgccctcctccctctctcacCTGACCATCTCCCGTTGCCCTAATCTCCAATCACTTGCTGAATCAGCACTGCCATCCTCCCTCTCTCACCTGACCATCTATGATTGCCCTAATCTCCAATCACTTGCTGAATCAGCACTGTCATCCTCCCTCTCTAAACTATTTATTTCCAAATGTCCATTGCTCACACCACTACTAGAATTTAACAAGGGGGAATACTGGAAAAATATTGCTCATATCTCCACCATACAGATCGATTGGGAATGCATGTAA
- the LOC107002942 gene encoding ABC transporter B family member 21-like isoform X2, protein MSEKSNEIKKERNIDTKTISLYKLFSFADNVDKILMFLGTIGAFGNGLSLIILPVLFGDLVDSFGQNQTSGVLQQVSKVSLKMVYLGTAAGVAALLQVSCWTLTAERQVSRLRVLYLRSTVRQDVSFFDKEVNTGEVIGKMSGDIFVIQDAMGEKVGRLIKCTAMVIGGFATAFIKGWLLAIVMLSPIVPLAIVLGAMYLFMSRKASLSQKAYSKAANVVEQTISSIRTVASFTGEKEACEKYDKSLEKAYRSGVHEGLANGLGMGSANFILFCNYALAFWYGGKMILEKGYTGGSVLSVALAVITASLSIGEASPCLAAFTAGTAAAYKMFEIIKRNPEIDVYNNSGIVLDDIRGEIEIKNVCFSYPSRPTDRILNDFSLLIPSGKSTALVGGSGSGKSTIISLIERFYDPQSGEIFIDGHNLKEFQVKWIRQKIALVSQEPTLFSTSIKENIAYGKEGATKEEIEAAIEMANAAKFINRLPEGLETNVGERGTQLSGGQKQRIAIARAILKDPRILLLDEATSALDAESERVVQEALDRIMVDRTTIIVAHRLSTVRNADNIAVVHQGKVVEEGKHFELLKDPEGAYSLLVRLQEVSQEKEQLCLDDAQHFSTELRPESRNNDDITAIEEIPETRLAKSSDINSEESTKLEKNPVTRLAYLNKSEFPIILVGAIIAIISGCVLPVFGLVLSNTVKSFYEPPEDLKKDSQFWSLMIVVLATVLLITSPLETLFFTVAGCKLIRRIRSMCFQKVVHMEIGWFDETENSVGRLATKLSTDAAIVRVLVGDVLAKITKDLAAAIIAAMIAFQASWLLSLLLISMIPFMVGNVYLHGKLIQGFGSDSKKLYEQASQIANDAVGNIRTIASFSAEEKVVELYTKASDIKGKTKKGMISGISYAVTTTFLFLVYAASGYVGARLIQDGKITFTDYFRVFFAVFLAALSVSQSSFIVNDLKRAKGAAASIFCILDRKSKIDSSKEDGLTLNQCKGVIEFKQVCFAYATRPDIQVLNGFSLTISSGQSVALVGESGCGKSTVISLLQRYYNFSSGQIMLDGIDIQNFNLKWLRHQMGLVSQEPVLFNDTIRANIMYGKEAGEATEAEIIAATKLANAHKFISGLQQGYDTIVGERAVKLSGGQKQRIAIARAIMKNPKILLLDEATSALDAESERVVQMALDQIMVNRTTIIVAHRLSTIKEADIICVVKNGVIVEQGNHDTLISDENGQYTSLVRHHMGSI, encoded by the exons ATGTCagaaaaatcaaatgaaattaagaaagagagaaatattgACACTAAAACTATTTCACTTTACAAACTCTTTTCATTTGCTGATAATGTTGACAAAATATTGATGTTTTTGGGAACAATAGGTGCTTTTGGCAATGGACTATCTTTGATTATTTTGCCTGTGTTGTTTGGAGATTTGGTGGACTCATTTGGACAAAATCAAACTTCAGGGGTGCTTCAACAAGTTTCCAAg GTATCATTAAAAATGGTTTATTTGGGCACAGCTGCAGGTGTAGCAGCATTGCTTC AGGTGTCTTGTTGGACGCTTACTGCAGAGCGACAAGTGTCACGACTAAGGGTATTGTATTTAAGAAGTACTGTGCGACAAGACGTTAGTTTCTTTGATAAGGAAGTAAATACAGGGGAAGTTATTGGGAAAATGTCTGGTGACATTTTTGTCATACAAGATGCTATGGGCGAGAAG GTGGGGAGGCTCATAAAGTGCACGGCAATGGTAATAGGAGGATTTGCTACTGCGTTCATCAAGGGGTGGCTTCTAGCAATTGTTATGCTATCACCCATTGTTCCACTGGCGATAGTTCTTGGTGCCATGTACCTCTTCATGTCTAGAAAAGCTTCGCTTTCACAAAAAGCTTATTCTAAAGCAGCTAATGTAGTTGAGCAAACAATAAGTTCCATCAGAACA GTTGCATCGTTCACAGGTGAAAAGGAGGCTTGCGAGAAGTATGATAAGTCGTTAGAGAAGGCATACAGATCTGGTGTACATGAAGGACTTGCAAATGGCTTAGGCATGGGATCAGCCAATTTTATTCTCTTCTGCAATTATGCTTTGGCTTTCTGGTATGGTGGAAAGATGATCTTGGAGAAAGGATACACAGGAGGTTCAGTGTTGAGCGTAGCTCTAGCTGTGATAACTGCTTCACT TTCAATAGGTGAGGCATCTCCTTGCTTAGCAGCATTTACAGCAGGGACAGCTGCTGCTTACAAGATGTTTGAGATTATAAAAAGAAATCCAGAGATTGATGTGTACAACAATAGTGGGATAGTTTTGGATGACATCCGTGGAGAAATAGAGATAAAAAATGTCTGTTTTAGCTATCCAAGTAGACCAACAGACAGAATACTCAACGATTTTTCATTGTTAATCCCAAGTGGAAAATCTACTGCTTTGGTTGGTGGAAGCGGAAGTGGGAAGTCCACAATTATTAGTTTAATTGAGAGATTCTATGATCCACAATCAGGTGAAATTTTTATAGACGGACATAATCTCAAAGAGTTTCAGGTTAAGTGGATTAGACAGAAAATTGCTCTAGTAAGTCAAGAACCTACTTTATTTTCAACTAGCATTAAGGAAAATATTGCATATGGGAAAGAGGGAGCCACCAAAGAAGAAATTGAAGCAGCAATTGAGATGGCAAATGCAGCTAAATTTATTAATAGGCTACCTGAg GGATTAGAGACAAATGTCGGTGAACGTGGAACTCAACTCTCTGGTGGACAAAAGCAGAGAATTGCTATAGCAAGGGCAATTCTGAAAGACCCTCGTATTTTACTTCTAGATGAGGCAACAAGTGCTCTAGATGCTGAGTCAGAGAGAGTTGTACAAGAAGCACTCGACAGAATTATGGTTGATAGAACAACCATAATAGTCGCGCATCGCCTAAGTACAGTGAGGAATGCTGATAATATTGCTGTCGTTCATCAAGGCAAAGTTGTTGAGGAAG GTAAACACTTTGAGCTATTGAAAGATCCTGAGGGAGCATACTCGCTACTGGTTCGCTTGCAGGAAGTATCTCAAGAAAAAGAGCAACTTTGCCTGGATGATGCACAACATTTTTCTACTGAGTTAAGACCTGAATCTAGAAACAATGATGATATTACAGCAATTGAAGAAATTCCTGAGACTAGATTGGCAAAAAGCTCAGATATTAATTCAGAAGAATCTACAAAGCTTGAAAAGAATCCAGTTACTCGCCTTGCGTATCTTAATAAGTCGGAGTTTCCTATAATTCTTGTGGGAGCAATAATTGCAATAATATCGGGTTGTGTACTCCCCGTTTTTGGACTAGTTTTATCCAACACTGTTAAATCATTTTATGAGCCACCAGAGGATCTAAAGAAAGATTCACAATTTTGGTCACTCATGATTGTGGTTCTTGCAACAGTACTTCTGATTACATCTCCACTAGAGACACTATTTTTTACTGTGGCTGGTTGTAAGTTGATCCGACGAATTAGATCAATGTGCTTTCAAAAGGTTGTCCACATGgaaattggttggtttgatgagACAGAGAACTCAGTTGGAAGACTAGCCACAAAGCTCTCTACTGATGCAGCTATTGTTCGAGTTCTAGTCGGGGATGTATTGGCAAAAATAACTAAAGATCTTGCAGCTGCGATTATTGCGGCTATGATTGCTTTTCAGGCAAGTTGGTTGTTGTCTCTTCTTCTCATATCCATGATACCATTCATGGTAGGCAATGTTTATCTTCATGGCAAACTCATTCAAGGGTTCGGTTCAGACTCCAAG aAGTTGTACGAGCAAGCAAGTCAGATAGCCAACGATGCAGTCGGAAATATAAGAACAATTGCTTCTTTTTCTGCAGAAGAGAAGGTAGTGGAGTTATATACGAAGGCAAGTGACATTAAGGGAAAGACCAAAAAAGGAATGATCAGTGGGATTAGTTACGCTGTTACAACTACCTTTTTATTCCTTGTATATGCAGCAAGTGGTTACGTTGGAGCTCGACTTATACAAGATGGCAAAATTACATTTACTGATTATTTCCGC GTTTTCTTTGCTGTGTTTTTAGCAGCATTAAGCGTTTCTCAGTCAAGCTTCATCGTTAATGATTTAAAAAGAGCTAAGGGTGCTGCTGCttcaatattttgtatattagaTAGAAAATCGAAGATAGATTCAAGTAAAGAGGACGGTTTAACTTTAAACCAATGCAAAGGAGTGATAGAGTTTAAACAAGTATGCTTTGCATATGCAACGAGGCCAGACATCCAAGTTCTTAATGGCTTCAGCTTGACAATTTCGAGCGGACAG TCAGTTGCTTTAGTCGGAGAAAGTGGCTGCGGGAAGTCCACAGTGATTTCACTCTTACAAcgatattataatttttcttcGGGTCAAATTATGCTTGACGGGATtgacattcaaaatttcaatttgaaaTGGCTGAGGCATCAAATGGGGCTTGTGAGCCAAGAACCAGTTCTGTTTAACGACACAATCCGAGCCAACATAATGTATGGGAAGGAAGCTGGAGAGGCAACTGAAGCAGAAATAATCGCTGCAACAAAACTAGCAAATGCCCACAAGTTCATTTCTGGCTTACAACAG GGGTACGATACCATTGTTGGAGAGCGAGCTGTTAAGCTTTCAGGTGGTCAAAAACAACGAATTGCCATTGCACGAGCTATTATGAAgaatccaaaaatattattgctggATGAAGCTACGAGTGCACTCGATGCAGAATCTGAAAGGGTTGTCCAAATGGCATTAGACCAAATCATGGTAAATCGAACTACAATCATCGTAGCACACAGATTATCGACAATCAAAGAAGCAGACATAATTTGTGTGGTGAAAAATGGAGTCATTGTAGAACAAGGAAACCATGATACTCTTATTAGTGATGAAAATGGACAATATACCTCTCTTGTCAGACATCATATGGGATctatctaa
- the LOC107004301 gene encoding acylsugar acyltransferase 3-like produces the protein MASSKILSRKMIKLLSPTPSSLRQHKLSFMDCINLPQYSPAAFLYPKPKNHTKTQISQILENSLSKVLSSYYPFAGRIKDNNTYVDCDNTGVEYLNVKINCSMSEILNSPSNDVSDIVFQQDLPWCSSLNRSPLVVQLSHFDCGGVAISVCLSHKIVDGYCVAKFISDWATTARHVDFKPSTKFNASTFFPIMEGAPNIMSINTSPQSQRYVSRTYNFSSSNLERLKKSITGVQNPTRVEVATSLIHKCGAIASMKNLGSFKPSLISQVINLRPLIPLDTIGNATCIYSTIATTENEIELSNYVAQIQKVKQQVRNELKNLDTDQIVPYTLGKMKGIVDMMEKDIFDIYLSTSVFNFGLYSKTNFGWGKPIKIINTKYPMKKSIMLFDDPSEEGIDAQITLTEDEMSIFQEDKELLEFASPVVQSTK, from the coding sequence ATGGCATCATCAAAAATTCTTTCTAGGAAAATGATTAAACTTTTATCCCCAACTCCATCTTCACTTAGACAACACAAATTATCTTTCATGGATTGCATAAATCTTCCTCAATATTCACCAGCTGCCTTCTTataccctaaacctaaaaatcataCCAAAACACAAATATCACAAATTCTTGAAAACTCCCTTTCAAAAGTATTATCCTCTTATTATCCCTTCGCGGGACGAATCAAGGATAATAACACCTATGTCGATTGCGATAACACTGGTGTTGAGTATTTAAACGTCAAAATAAATTGTTCAATGTCTGAAATTCTCAATAGCCCTTCTAATGATGTATCGGATATAGTCTTCCAACAAGACTTGCCTTGGTGTAGTAGCTTGAATCGAAGTCCACTTGTGGTTCAATTAAGTCATTTTGATTGTGGTGGAGTAGCAATAAGTGTATGTTTGTCACACAAAATTGTTGATGGATATTGTGTAGCTAAATTCATTAGTGATTGGGCCACTACAGCTCGACACGTGGATTTCAAACCATCTACTAAATTCAATGCATCTACATTTTTTCCAATAATGGAGGGTGCTCCAAATATTATGTCTATAAATACTTCTCCACAATCACAACGATACGTGTCAAGAACGTACAATTTCTCATCTTCGAATTTAGAAAGACTCAAGAAAAGTATTACAGGAGTTCAAAATCCAACTCGCGTTGAAGTTGCTACATCacttattcataaatgtgggGCGATCGCatctatgaaaaatttaggCTCGTTTAAACCATCTTTGATAAGCCAGGTAATAAATTTACGCCCTCTAATTCCACTAGACACAATAGGAAATGCAACATGTATCTATAGCACAATAGCAACGACGGAAAATGAGATAGAGTTGTCTAACTACGTTGCTCAAATACAAAAAGTTAAACAACAAGTTCGAAACGAGTTGAAGAATCTAGATACGGATCAGATAGTTCCATATACACTTGGAAAAATGAAAGGCATTGTAGACATGATGGAGAAggatatatttgatatttatttatcaacaaGTGTATTCAATTTTGGACTATATAGTAAGACTAATTTTGGATGGGGTAAgcctataaaaattattaatacaaaatatcCAATGAAGAAAAGTATCATGCTTTTTGATGACCCAAGTGAAGAAGGGATAGATGCACAAATCACCTTAACAGAAGATGAAATGTCAATTTTTCAAGAGGACAAAGAGCTTCTAGAGTTTGCTTCTCCAGTTGTtcaatcaacaaaataa